Proteins encoded within one genomic window of Brenneria nigrifluens DSM 30175 = ATCC 13028:
- the apt gene encoding adenine phosphoribosyltransferase, with the protein MTATAQQQELIKNSIKSIPDYPKPGILFRDVTSLLEDPTAYAASIDMLAKRYRNTGITKVVGTEARGFLFGAPVALALGVGFVPVRKPGKLPRPIISESYELEYGSDSLEIHADAINAKDNVLVIDDLLATGGTVEATVKLIRRLGGAVTDAAFVINLFDLGGAQRLEAMGVTCHSLVDFPGH; encoded by the coding sequence ATGACCGCAACGGCGCAACAACAAGAATTGATTAAAAACAGTATCAAAAGCATTCCCGATTATCCGAAGCCGGGCATACTGTTCCGTGACGTAACCAGCCTGCTGGAAGATCCGACGGCGTATGCCGCCAGTATTGATATGCTGGCGAAGCGCTATCGTAATACGGGGATTACCAAGGTGGTGGGAACTGAAGCGCGCGGCTTTCTGTTTGGCGCGCCGGTTGCATTGGCGTTGGGCGTCGGATTTGTTCCGGTGCGTAAACCGGGCAAATTGCCGCGTCCGATCATCAGCGAAAGCTACGAACTGGAATATGGTTCGGATAGCCTGGAAATTCATGCGGATGCGATTAACGCCAAGGATAACGTCCTGGTTATCGACGATCTGCTGGCAACGGGCGGAACGGTAGAGGCCACGGTAAAACTGATCCGTCGTCTCGGCGGCGCGGTAACCGACGCCGCATTCGTTATCAATCTGTTCGATCTGGGCGGCGCGCAGCGCCTGGAAGCGATGGGCGTAACCTGCCATAGCCTGGTCGACTTCCCCGGTCATTAA
- a CDS encoding DUF454 family protein, with product MYRALLIVIGWVAVVLATLGVVLPLLPTTPFLLLAAWCFAHSSPRFHHWLLYRSWFGGYLRHWQRYRALPPGAKWKAVMVILLTFALSLWLVKINWVRVLLLVILAILLTFMLRLPVVDDHKKIR from the coding sequence ATGTATCGCGCGTTGCTGATTGTCATAGGGTGGGTGGCCGTCGTTCTGGCAACGTTGGGCGTGGTATTGCCTTTGTTGCCGACCACGCCCTTTTTATTGTTGGCCGCCTGGTGTTTTGCCCATTCGTCGCCGCGTTTCCATCATTGGCTGCTGTATCGTTCCTGGTTCGGGGGATATTTGCGTCACTGGCAGCGATACCGGGCTTTGCCGCCCGGCGCGAAATGGAAAGCGGTTATGGTTATTTTATTGACTTTTGCTCTCTCCCTCTGGCTGGTTAAAATCAACTGGGTTAGAGTCTTGTTATTGGTGATCCTGGCGATTTTGCTGACGTTTATGCTTCGTCTGCCGGTGGTGGATGACCATAAAAAAATACGCTGA
- the priC gene encoding primosomal replication protein PriC: MNTHKLLLVLEQQIDTLAKAIAPLADKPVAQSRFDRQLFSSYGTRLKDYFHEVEQNLQSIRQLVADQHSDRVAFMADKLVRQITALQRELATQSLRRQERATATPSPDLYHKLAEHQDYERRLLSMIHDRESLLNAETRPGERQRLQKELAALEGRLTRCRQALSRLERVIERREQGL; this comes from the coding sequence GTGAATACCCACAAACTGCTGCTGGTGCTTGAACAACAAATCGACACGCTGGCGAAAGCGATCGCGCCGCTGGCGGATAAGCCAGTGGCGCAATCACGCTTCGATCGTCAGTTGTTCAGCAGCTATGGCACACGGTTGAAAGATTATTTCCATGAGGTTGAGCAGAATCTGCAATCCATCAGGCAGTTGGTCGCCGATCAACATTCCGATCGGGTGGCGTTTATGGCCGATAAACTGGTGAGACAAATCACGGCGCTGCAACGCGAACTGGCGACGCAGTCTCTGCGACGTCAGGAGCGGGCGACGGCAACGCCATCGCCGGATCTTTACCATAAACTGGCCGAACACCAGGACTATGAGCGGCGCTTGCTGTCCATGATCCACGACCGGGAAAGCTTGCTGAACGCTGAAACTCGACCGGGCGAGCGGCAACGCCTGCAAAAAGAGCTGGCGGCGCTGGAAGGACGGCTGACCCGATGCCGCCAGGCCTTGTCTCGCCTGGAGCGAGTAATTGAACGCCGGGAGCAGGGATTGTAA
- the rsmS gene encoding pleiotropic regulatory protein RsmS, which yields MSLENAAPEIKLAVDLIMLLEDNHIDPLVALAALEIVRKDLQQKARREKGDAVD from the coding sequence ATGTCACTGGAAAATGCGGCTCCGGAAATCAAGCTGGCGGTCGATCTGATTATGCTGCTGGAGGATAACCACATCGACCCGCTGGTGGCGCTGGCCGCCCTGGAGATTGTGCGTAAAGACTTGCAGCAAAAAGCGCGGCGGGAAAAAGGCGACGCGGTCGACTAG
- the acrR gene encoding multidrug efflux transporter transcriptional repressor AcrR produces MARKTKQQAQETRQQILDAALRVFSEHGVSATSLADIAAASGVTRGAIYWHFKNKAELFDEIWIQAELKLSQFELEYQTKFPDNPLHVMRELLIYMLRSTVNDNQWRLMMEIVFHKCEFVGEMLPSFNARKELYFGCYSDIESHLMRCIRMGLLPEDIQPRRAAVALRAYFSGLMENWLFMPESFDLARDAPILVDSFIDMLRFSASFRQSASMEAYSVRRGEG; encoded by the coding sequence ATGGCACGAAAAACCAAACAACAGGCTCAGGAAACCCGACAACAGATACTGGATGCTGCGTTGAGAGTGTTCTCAGAGCACGGCGTGTCCGCAACATCGCTGGCTGACATTGCCGCCGCCTCAGGGGTAACCCGCGGCGCTATTTACTGGCATTTTAAAAATAAAGCCGAACTGTTTGACGAAATATGGATCCAGGCCGAGTTGAAACTCAGTCAGTTCGAATTAGAGTATCAAACAAAATTTCCTGATAATCCACTCCATGTGATGCGTGAGCTGTTGATTTATATGCTCCGTTCAACGGTGAATGATAATCAGTGGCGGTTGATGATGGAGATTGTATTTCATAAATGCGAGTTTGTTGGTGAAATGCTACCCTCTTTCAACGCCCGCAAAGAGCTTTATTTCGGCTGCTACTCCGATATTGAAAGCCATTTAATGCGCTGTATTCGCATGGGATTGCTGCCCGAGGATATTCAACCCCGTCGGGCCGCCGTCGCGCTGCGTGCTTATTTTTCCGGCCTGATGGAAAACTGGTTGTTTATGCCGGAAAGCTTCGATCTCGCGCGGGACGCCCCGATACTGGTTGATTCCTTTATCGATATGCTGCGCTTCAGCGCGTCGTTTCGCCAGTCCGCGTCAATGGAAGCCTATTCGGTAAGAAGAGGGGAGGGGTGA
- a CDS encoding efflux RND transporter periplasmic adaptor subunit codes for MNKNRGLTPLAAVLMLSGGLILAGCDNSEQQAGAQQQPPEVGIVTLKAQTLNVTTDLPGRTNAYRIAEVRPQVGGIILKRNFTEGSDVQAGSSLYQIDPAPYQADYNSAKGSLAQAQASAEIARLTVNRYKPLLGTNYISKQDYDQAVATLRQADASVQAAQAAVDNAQINLAYTKVNAPISGRVGKSTVTEGALVSTGQTTALTTVQQLDPIYVDVTQSSNDFLRLKKELEDGTLKQSEGKANVRLLLDNGSEYAQSGTLEFSDVTVDETTGSITLRAIFPNPQHDILPGMFVRARLDSGVKDDALLAPQMGITRNARGEATAMVIGEGDKVEARNVTTSKAVGNKWLVTDGLKAGDRIIVTGLQKIQPGIQVTGKEVAQDNEQPQQSQAEPAKS; via the coding sequence ATGAACAAAAACAGAGGGCTAACGCCTCTGGCGGCAGTTCTGATGCTTTCTGGCGGCTTAATTCTCGCGGGATGTGATAATAGTGAACAACAGGCAGGGGCGCAACAACAGCCCCCCGAAGTCGGCATCGTAACGCTGAAAGCGCAAACTCTCAATGTGACGACCGATTTGCCAGGACGCACCAACGCTTATCGTATCGCGGAAGTCCGCCCTCAGGTCGGCGGTATTATTCTCAAGCGCAATTTTACCGAGGGCAGTGACGTCCAGGCGGGTTCATCGCTGTATCAAATCGATCCGGCGCCCTATCAGGCCGATTACAATAGCGCCAAAGGTTCACTGGCCCAGGCTCAGGCAAGCGCCGAAATCGCCCGCCTGACGGTTAACCGCTATAAACCGCTGCTGGGAACCAATTACATCAGCAAACAGGATTACGATCAGGCCGTCGCCACGTTGCGTCAGGCCGACGCCAGCGTTCAGGCCGCCCAGGCCGCGGTGGATAATGCGCAAATCAATCTTGCCTACACCAAAGTCAACGCGCCGATATCCGGCCGGGTGGGAAAATCAACGGTAACGGAAGGCGCGCTGGTTTCCACCGGCCAGACCACGGCGTTAACCACAGTACAACAACTCGATCCGATTTACGTCGATGTAACCCAATCAAGCAATGACTTCCTGCGCCTGAAAAAAGAACTGGAAGACGGCACGCTGAAACAAAGCGAAGGCAAAGCCAACGTTCGCCTGCTGCTGGATAACGGTTCTGAATATGCGCAGTCCGGCACATTGGAATTTTCCGATGTCACCGTGGATGAAACCACCGGCTCTATCACCCTGAGGGCGATTTTCCCTAACCCGCAACACGATATTTTACCCGGCATGTTTGTCCGAGCTCGCCTGGATTCCGGCGTGAAAGACGACGCATTGCTGGCTCCACAAATGGGCATTACCCGTAATGCGCGCGGCGAGGCAACCGCAATGGTCATTGGTGAAGGTGATAAGGTTGAGGCTCGCAACGTGACCACATCAAAAGCTGTGGGTAATAAATGGCTCGTCACCGACGGTTTGAAAGCCGGCGATCGCATCATTGTGACCGGTTTGCAAAAGATTCAACCCGGTATTCAGGTAACAGGAAAAGAAGTCGCTCAAGATAACGAGCAGCCACAGCAGTCTCAGGCTGAACCCGCGAAGTCTTAA
- a CDS encoding efflux RND transporter permease subunit, which translates to MAKFFIDRPIFAWVIAIVVMLAGALAIVNLPVAQYPTIAPPAIEITATYPGADASTLQDSVTQVIEQNMNGIDNLMYMSSSSDSSGTVQLTLTFEAETDPDIAQVQVQNKLQLAMPLLPQEVQQQGVSVQKSSSSFLMIAAFISEDGKMTQQDIADYTAANVLDPISRINGVGDAQLFGAQYAMRIWLDPNKLNNYQLTTGDVTTAITVQNNQIAAGQLGGSPPVAGQQLNASIIAQTRLQSPEEFSNILLKVNADGSQVRLKDVARVELGGESYDIIARYNGQPAAGIGIKLATGANALNTASAVKAEFSRLQEFFPSGLKVVYPYDTTPFVQISINEVVKTLVEAIVLVFLVMYLFLQNFRATLIPTIAVPVVLLGTFAILSVFGYSINTLTMFAMVLAIGLLVDDAIVVVENVERVMVEEGLPPKEATRKSMGQIQGALVGIALVLSAVFVPMAFTGGSTGAIYRQFSITIVSAMVLSVLVALILTPALCATLLKPIAKGDHGAKTGFFGWFNNLFEKSTHHYTDSIGNILRSTGRYLLLYLLIVVGLAFLFMRLPSSFLPDEDQGVLLNIVQLPAGGTQENTQKVLDRITRHYLDNEKETVQSVFSVNGFGFAGRGQNSGLAFVSLKDWGERSGSENKVAAIAARANAAFSQIKESIVIAANIPAIVELGTATGFDFQLIDQANLGHEKLTEARNQLLGMAAQRPDTLVQVRPNGMEDTPQFRLDVDKEKAEALGVALSDINATLATALGGTYVNDFIDRGRVKKVYVQGDAPFRMLPDDIKNWYVRGSNGQMVPFSSFSQSHWEYGSPRLERYNGQPSMQIQGEPTPGKSTGEAMALMEEFVTKLPQGIGYEWTGMSYQERLSGNQAPALYTISLIVVFLCLAALYESWSIPFSVMLVVPLGILGAVVAASMRGLENDVYFKVGMLTTIGLSAKNAILIVEFAKDLMEKEGKGLIEATLDAVRMRLRPILMTSLAFILGVVPLVISSGAGSGAQNAVGTGVMGGMITATVLAIFFVPVFFVVVRRRFGKKNEDAEQPDQHIEHR; encoded by the coding sequence ATGGCTAAGTTTTTTATAGATCGACCCATTTTTGCATGGGTAATCGCCATCGTGGTGATGTTGGCCGGCGCGTTGGCGATTGTGAATTTGCCTGTCGCGCAATACCCGACAATCGCTCCCCCAGCGATTGAAATTACGGCAACCTATCCAGGGGCGGATGCCTCAACGCTGCAAGACTCGGTAACGCAGGTTATCGAACAGAATATGAACGGTATCGATAACCTGATGTATATGTCCTCCAGTAGCGACTCATCAGGTACGGTTCAGCTTACGCTGACCTTTGAGGCGGAAACCGATCCTGATATCGCGCAGGTTCAGGTACAGAACAAGCTCCAGTTGGCAATGCCTTTACTGCCGCAGGAAGTTCAGCAGCAGGGCGTCAGTGTTCAGAAATCCAGCAGCAGCTTCCTGATGATCGCCGCCTTCATCAGCGAGGATGGCAAAATGACCCAGCAGGATATTGCCGACTATACGGCCGCCAATGTGCTGGATCCCATCAGCCGTATCAACGGCGTCGGCGATGCCCAACTGTTCGGCGCTCAGTACGCCATGCGTATCTGGCTGGATCCGAACAAGCTGAACAACTATCAACTGACCACCGGTGATGTCACCACGGCCATTACCGTACAAAACAACCAGATTGCCGCCGGTCAGTTGGGCGGTTCGCCGCCGGTCGCCGGCCAGCAGTTGAATGCCTCGATCATCGCGCAGACGCGCTTGCAATCACCGGAAGAGTTTTCCAACATTTTACTGAAGGTTAACGCCGACGGTTCGCAGGTACGCCTGAAAGACGTGGCGCGCGTCGAGCTTGGCGGTGAAAGCTACGACATCATTGCGCGCTACAACGGCCAGCCAGCCGCCGGTATCGGGATTAAACTGGCGACCGGCGCCAACGCGCTGAATACCGCTTCAGCGGTAAAAGCCGAGTTCTCTCGCCTGCAGGAGTTCTTCCCGAGCGGACTGAAAGTGGTTTACCCCTATGACACCACGCCTTTCGTGCAAATCTCCATTAACGAAGTGGTGAAAACGCTGGTGGAAGCCATTGTGCTGGTGTTCCTGGTGATGTATCTGTTCCTGCAGAACTTTCGCGCCACCCTGATCCCAACCATTGCCGTACCTGTCGTACTGTTGGGGACGTTCGCCATCCTGTCGGTATTCGGCTATTCCATCAATACGCTAACCATGTTTGCGATGGTCCTGGCGATCGGGCTGCTGGTGGATGACGCCATTGTGGTGGTGGAAAACGTCGAGCGTGTGATGGTGGAGGAAGGGCTGCCGCCCAAAGAAGCCACCAGAAAATCGATGGGGCAGATACAGGGCGCATTAGTCGGTATCGCGCTGGTCCTTTCGGCGGTATTTGTGCCGATGGCGTTCACCGGCGGTTCAACCGGCGCCATCTACCGTCAGTTCTCCATCACCATTGTTTCCGCGATGGTGCTGTCGGTGCTGGTGGCGTTGATTTTAACGCCGGCGCTCTGCGCCACGCTGCTAAAACCAATCGCCAAAGGCGATCACGGCGCCAAAACCGGATTCTTTGGCTGGTTTAACAACCTGTTCGAGAAAAGTACGCACCACTATACCGACAGCATCGGCAACATTCTGCGCAGTACCGGTCGCTATCTGTTGCTCTATCTGCTGATTGTCGTCGGCCTGGCGTTCCTGTTTATGCGTCTGCCCAGCTCCTTCCTGCCGGATGAAGATCAGGGCGTTTTGCTCAACATCGTGCAATTGCCGGCTGGAGGGACGCAGGAAAATACCCAGAAAGTGCTGGATAGGATAACCAGGCACTATCTGGATAATGAGAAAGAGACGGTTCAATCGGTGTTTTCCGTCAATGGCTTCGGTTTTGCCGGACGCGGTCAGAACTCTGGCCTGGCGTTCGTCAGTCTGAAAGATTGGGGCGAGCGTAGCGGCTCGGAGAATAAGGTTGCCGCTATTGCGGCCCGGGCCAACGCCGCCTTCAGCCAGATCAAGGAAAGTATCGTTATTGCCGCCAACATCCCGGCGATTGTCGAGCTGGGCACGGCGACAGGCTTTGACTTCCAGCTTATCGACCAGGCCAACCTGGGGCATGAAAAACTTACCGAGGCGCGTAACCAACTGCTGGGCATGGCCGCTCAGCGGCCGGATACGCTGGTGCAGGTACGTCCCAACGGCATGGAAGATACCCCGCAGTTCCGGCTCGATGTCGATAAGGAAAAAGCCGAGGCGCTTGGCGTTGCCCTGTCGGATATCAACGCTACGCTGGCGACGGCGCTGGGTGGTACCTATGTGAATGACTTTATCGACCGCGGCCGGGTGAAAAAAGTCTACGTACAGGGCGACGCGCCATTCCGTATGTTACCCGACGATATCAAAAACTGGTATGTACGCGGCAGCAACGGCCAGATGGTGCCGTTCTCCTCGTTCTCGCAAAGCCACTGGGAATACGGCTCGCCGCGTCTGGAACGCTATAACGGCCAGCCATCCATGCAGATTCAAGGGGAACCCACGCCGGGTAAAAGTACCGGTGAAGCCATGGCGCTGATGGAAGAGTTTGTCACCAAGCTGCCGCAGGGCATTGGCTATGAATGGACCGGCATGTCCTATCAGGAACGGCTGTCCGGTAACCAGGCTCCGGCGCTGTATACCATCTCGCTGATTGTGGTGTTCCTGTGTCTGGCCGCGCTGTATGAAAGCTGGTCGATTCCCTTCTCGGTCATGCTGGTCGTGCCGCTGGGGATTCTGGGCGCAGTGGTTGCCGCCTCCATGCGCGGGCTGGAAAACGACGTCTACTTTAAGGTGGGCATGCTGACAACCATTGGGTTATCGGCGAAGAACGCCATACTGATCGTCGAATTCGCCAAGGACCTGATGGAGAAAGAAGGAAAAGGCCTGATCGAGGCGACGCTGGATGCGGTGCGCATGCGTTTGCGTCCCATCCTGATGACCTCCCTGGCCTTTATCCTCGGGGTTGTGCCGCTGGTTATCAGCTCTGGCGCAGGTTCCGGCGCGCAGAACGCCGTTGGTACCGGCGTAATGGGCGGGATGATTACCGCAACCGTGCTGGCTATCTTCTTCGTTCCGGTATTCTTCGTGGTGGTCCGCCGCCGCTTCGGCAAGAAAAACGAAGATGCGGAACAACCTGATCAGCATATAGAGCATCGCTAA
- a CDS encoding type B 50S ribosomal protein L31 yields the protein MKTGIHPDYRSVVFHDTSADTYYRIGSTIKTERTIELEGVSYPYVTIDVSSASHPYYTGKQKEYAKEGSTARFQQRFGHFFK from the coding sequence ATGAAAACAGGCATTCATCCTGACTACAGGAGCGTGGTATTTCATGATACCAGCGCCGATACCTATTACAGGATCGGTTCAACCATTAAAACCGAGCGCACGATCGAATTGGAAGGCGTGAGTTATCCCTACGTCACCATTGATGTTTCTTCTGCTTCCCATCCTTACTACACCGGGAAACAGAAAGAGTATGCTAAAGAGGGCAGCACCGCGCGCTTTCAGCAGCGTTTTGGCCATTTCTTCAAATAA
- the ykgO gene encoding type B 50S ribosomal protein L36: protein MQVLSSLRSAKNRHKDCIVVRRRGRIYVICKTNPRFNAVQGRKKKKG, encoded by the coding sequence ATGCAGGTGCTTAGTTCGTTGCGCTCGGCGAAAAACCGCCATAAAGACTGCATCGTGGTACGTCGCCGCGGACGTATCTACGTAATATGTAAAACCAACCCGCGCTTTAACGCCGTACAGGGCAGGAAAAAGAAAAAAGGCTAA
- the tomB gene encoding Hha toxicity modulator TomB encodes MDEYTPKHYDIAQLRFLCENLCDESVATLGDSSHCWVNDPTSAINLQLNELIEHIATFILTFKIKYPNESELSQQVEQYLDDTYVLFSNYGINDAELRGWQKSKKRLFGMFSEGNICTPAKT; translated from the coding sequence ATGGATGAGTACACACCCAAACATTATGATATTGCCCAACTCAGATTCTTATGTGAAAATCTATGCGATGAAAGCGTTGCAACGTTAGGCGATAGCAGTCACTGCTGGGTCAATGACCCAACATCTGCGATCAACCTCCAGTTAAATGAACTTATTGAGCATATAGCTACATTTATTCTCACATTTAAAATAAAGTATCCTAATGAAAGCGAGCTTTCTCAGCAGGTTGAACAGTATTTAGATGATACCTACGTACTATTTAGCAACTACGGTATCAATGATGCCGAGCTGCGCGGATGGCAGAAATCTAAAAAAAGATTATTCGGAATGTTCTCAGAAGGGAACATCTGTACGCCTGCTAAAACTTAA
- a CDS encoding HHA domain-containing protein: MKKIDYLMRLRKCTTIDTLERVIEKNKYELSNDELEMFYSAADHRLAELTMNKLYDKVPTAVWKYVR; this comes from the coding sequence ATGAAAAAAATCGATTATTTGATGCGTTTGCGTAAATGCACAACCATTGACACGCTGGAACGCGTTATAGAGAAAAATAAGTATGAGCTCTCTAACGATGAACTGGAGATGTTCTATTCCGCAGCGGATCATCGTCTGGCAGAACTGACGATGAACAAACTTTATGATAAAGTCCCTACCGCTGTATGGAAATACGTCCGTTAA
- a CDS encoding MGMT family protein, with protein sequence MTGENDAFRQRVFQIVAAIPYGKVATYGDVALLTGSPRASRQVGGVLKRLPEDSKLPWHRVINRKGEISLVGGDHQRQKSALRAEGVSFTREGRIDLDRFRWRYAP encoded by the coding sequence ATGACAGGGGAAAATGACGCTTTTCGCCAACGCGTTTTTCAAATCGTGGCCGCTATTCCTTACGGGAAAGTGGCGACCTATGGCGATGTGGCGCTGCTGACCGGCTCTCCTCGGGCATCGAGACAGGTCGGCGGAGTACTAAAACGTTTGCCCGAGGACAGTAAACTCCCCTGGCACCGGGTGATAAACCGCAAAGGCGAGATATCGCTGGTCGGCGGCGACCATCAGCGCCAGAAATCAGCGTTACGGGCTGAAGGAGTGAGCTTTACCCGAGAGGGGAGAATCGATCTTGACAGGTTCCGTTGGCGGTACGCGCCGTAA
- a CDS encoding YbaY family lipoprotein, whose product MKLWHIAGGIMVSMALTACAEKSDYGVSPHTGAPVTSTSAQHTTISQPAVTGTVNIRQRIALPANAVVTVTVSDASLADAPSKVIAQRVTRTEGKQAPFQFVLPYNPADIQPKARILLSAAVAIDNRVVLVTENVLPVITNGVNNADLVLVPVPSVPLPAHNSAPLSSEPPSITPSQPVQSSW is encoded by the coding sequence ATGAAATTATGGCATATCGCAGGTGGAATCATGGTATCGATGGCGTTGACCGCCTGTGCGGAGAAGAGTGATTATGGCGTTTCTCCTCATACCGGCGCACCGGTAACCTCCACTTCCGCTCAGCATACAACCATATCTCAGCCGGCCGTTACCGGGACGGTGAATATTCGTCAGCGCATCGCCTTACCGGCTAATGCGGTGGTAACGGTGACGGTGTCCGATGCGTCGCTGGCGGATGCGCCTTCAAAAGTGATTGCCCAGCGAGTAACTCGTACCGAGGGGAAACAGGCGCCTTTCCAGTTTGTGTTGCCGTATAATCCGGCCGATATCCAACCTAAAGCGCGTATTTTACTCAGCGCGGCCGTGGCGATAGATAACCGAGTAGTGCTGGTGACGGAGAATGTTTTACCGGTTATCACCAATGGCGTGAATAATGCCGATCTGGTCCTGGTACCGGTACCTTCCGTGCCTTTACCTGCGCACAACTCGGCGCCATTGTCGTCGGAACCGCCGTCGATAACGCCATCACAACCGGTTCAATCCTCCTGGTGA
- the tesB gene encoding acyl-CoA thioesterase II produces the protein MSQALKNLLDLLNLEKIEEGLFRGQSDDLGLRQVFGGQVVSQSLSAAKQTVPTERGIHSFHSYFLLPGDSRKPIIYDVENLRDGNSFSARRVNAIQNGKPIFYMTASFQSHEEGLEHQNVMPVVTPPEELRSEQDIAQSMAHLLPPQFRDKFTQPRAIEMRPVKFHNPLQGKVEEPIRHVWCRANGPLPDDERVHQYLLGYTSDCNFLLTALQPHGIAFLEPGIQVATIDHSMWFHRPCRLDDWLLYSVESTSASGARGFVRGQFYTREGVLVASSVQEGVMRRLSAGK, from the coding sequence ATGAGCCAGGCATTAAAAAACCTTCTCGACCTCCTTAATCTGGAAAAAATCGAGGAAGGATTATTCCGGGGACAAAGCGATGATTTAGGACTGCGCCAGGTCTTTGGCGGACAAGTGGTGAGCCAGTCGCTGTCAGCGGCCAAACAGACCGTGCCGACGGAGCGCGGCATCCATTCATTTCACAGCTACTTTCTGTTACCGGGCGATAGCCGCAAACCCATTATTTATGATGTGGAAAATCTGCGCGACGGCAATAGTTTCAGCGCGCGCCGGGTCAACGCCATCCAGAATGGCAAGCCGATTTTCTATATGACGGCCTCATTCCAGAGCCATGAAGAGGGCTTAGAACATCAAAATGTGATGCCGGTGGTTACCCCGCCGGAAGAGCTCAGATCGGAGCAGGATATTGCTCAAAGCATGGCGCACCTGCTGCCGCCGCAGTTTCGTGATAAGTTCACCCAGCCGAGAGCCATTGAGATGCGCCCGGTAAAATTTCATAACCCGCTGCAAGGAAAAGTGGAAGAACCGATACGACATGTCTGGTGCCGCGCCAACGGCCCGTTGCCGGACGATGAACGCGTGCATCAATATCTGCTTGGCTATACATCCGACTGCAATTTTCTGTTAACCGCATTACAGCCGCACGGCATCGCCTTTCTCGAACCGGGTATTCAGGTTGCCACCATCGATCACTCGATGTGGTTTCATCGCCCATGCCGTCTCGATGACTGGCTGCTGTATAGCGTGGAAAGCACTTCCGCCTCGGGAGCCCGGGGGTTTGTGCGCGGACAGTTTTATACCCGTGAAGGCGTACTGGTCGCTTCCAGCGTACAGGAAGGCGTTATGCGCCGCCTCTCCGCGGGCAAATAG